Within the candidate division KSB1 bacterium genome, the region GTTCTGTTCAATTGAACGTCAGCACAGGTGAGGGCCTAAGCGGCCGGCGCTTTCTCGATCATTCAACCCTGACGCCAGAAACCCTGGTGACTTCAAATGAAAATTTTTACATTCGCACACTATATCCGGATCAACTGAAACGGAACAATCCCTGGCGTATTGCCGTGAATGGCTTAGTTCAAAAGCCGGTAGATTTATCACTTGATAATCTTTTACCAAAAGCAACTTCAATGGGGATTCATTTAATGGAATGTGCGGGCAACGATCGCTTTTCCCGTTTCGGTTTGCTAAGCGCTGCCAGTTGGACGGGTATTCCAATATTCGAAGCTCTTGAGAAGATAAATATCTTACCCCAGGCCGCTCTGGTCAGAATTTCCGGATTCGATGAACATTCCAGGCCAGCGCACGATTCTAAACCAGGTGCCAGTTGGATTTTCACCAAGGAGCAACTTGAAAAATCAGGAGCGTTTTTGGCCATTGAGATGAACGACGTGCCTCTGTCCAAAGAT harbors:
- a CDS encoding molybdopterin-dependent oxidoreductase → SVQLNVSTGEGLSGRRFLDHSTLTPETLVTSNENFYIRTLYPDQLKRNNPWRIAVNGLVQKPVDLSLDNLLPKATSMGIHLMECAGNDRFSRFGLLSAASWTGIPIFEALEKINILPQAALVRISGFDEHSRPAHDSKPGASWIFTKEQLEKSGAFLAIEMNDVPLSKDHGAPIRLVVPGWYGCTCIKWVNEITLVADTESSTSQMREFASRTHQSGVPRLARDFIAAVIDQAAMPVRVEKWSLDGKVIYRVVGILWGGVNAARSLAIRFNNHTNYVDVDAYEHQTNGTWSLWTHIWKPDRAGLYRIQLKIDNQSAPTRRLDAGYYVRTVKVG